The following are from one region of the Sphingomonas sp. J315 genome:
- a CDS encoding tetratricopeptide repeat protein yields MAARRSSGVVRTTLIGIALGLAAAPAAAQSVPPVDQAAQFEAEARATLRSATPGSEEHVGAQIALGMLLQARGRDREAEVLLRAALVAVMRFEGADGPTAALINSRLAIMLIAQDRAVEAEKILRRAAAILTATPDAPPDAVASVLIEHGLVLAMLERHAEAEASLNRALKLVDSGVAEASSSLAGALMAVGYGLLGQGRHAEAEVALRRSLALHEAQFGRDHLQTRKVLVALGMTLRELGREGEAEPYLRRAVIAHALTGIWDNMDAIMAAVAMGEVTRTRSPGEARVFYARAALGVQRRIASFRGYDAGAQAELRYFAPIFARQVEAAWRMGATR; encoded by the coding sequence GTGGCGGCGCGGCGCTCCTCCGGCGTCGTGCGCACGACGCTGATTGGCATCGCGCTCGGACTAGCGGCTGCCCCGGCAGCCGCGCAGAGCGTACCGCCGGTCGATCAGGCCGCGCAGTTCGAGGCGGAGGCGCGCGCCACATTGCGGTCCGCGACGCCCGGCAGCGAGGAGCATGTCGGGGCGCAGATTGCGCTGGGGATGTTGCTCCAGGCGCGCGGACGAGACCGGGAGGCAGAGGTGCTGCTCCGCGCCGCGCTGGTCGCGGTGATGCGGTTCGAGGGCGCCGATGGGCCGACCGCTGCGCTGATCAATTCACGGCTGGCGATCATGCTGATCGCGCAGGATCGCGCGGTTGAGGCCGAGAAGATTTTACGCCGCGCCGCAGCCATCCTTACCGCGACCCCCGATGCACCGCCCGATGCGGTGGCCAGCGTGCTGATCGAACATGGCCTGGTCCTCGCAATGCTCGAGCGGCATGCGGAGGCGGAGGCAAGCCTCAATCGCGCGTTGAAATTGGTCGATTCGGGTGTCGCGGAGGCCAGTTCGTCGCTCGCGGGCGCGTTGATGGCGGTTGGCTATGGCCTGCTGGGGCAGGGGCGTCACGCCGAGGCGGAGGTGGCATTGCGGCGATCGCTGGCGCTGCACGAGGCGCAGTTCGGGCGCGACCATTTGCAGACGCGCAAGGTTTTGGTCGCGCTCGGCATGACCCTGCGCGAACTGGGGCGTGAGGGCGAGGCGGAGCCCTATCTGCGCCGCGCGGTGATCGCCCATGCGCTGACCGGAATCTGGGACAATATGGACGCGATCATGGCGGCAGTCGCGATGGGCGAGGTGACCCGGACCCGCAGCCCTGGCGAGGCGCGGGTATTCTACGCCCGCGCGGCGCTGGGTGTGCAACGGCGGATCGCCAGCTTTCGCGGTTACGATGCCGGTGCGCAGGCCGAGTTGCGCTATTTTGCGCCGATCTTTGCGCGACAGGTCGAGGCGGCGTGGCGGATGGGCGCGACGCGGTGA
- a CDS encoding response regulator has product MHGQKPNRTAWLYGALAVLLFVPFVADLNYPLGSSVWVGYMLPTVLAYLAPRPVVPPIMAALATLLTILGFTLAPAGVDPSIAVFNRSLGMTVTWLLAITGFLFVRNRLAIQREEWLQGGQVGLAKAVGGEQPLDQLGTSALKFLVDYLGARAGAVFIRNGDGFRRYATQGVPADARVPERFGPGDGLLADAAADRRNFVVTDVPDDYLYFGSGLGSAKPANLLIATTSVDGAANAVIELGFREVPADALALFERVAEQLGVAIRSAKYRTQLRELLEETQQQAEELQVQSEELRANNEELEQQSRQLQEAAERLEEQQSELEQTNAQLEEQTRQLEIQRDDLARSQASLEAQAGELETASRYKSEFLANMSHELRTPLNSLLIMARLLAENRDGNLSAAQVKHAETIETSGNDLLTLINDILDISKIEAGKLELQPRRFRIAPTLDKLRTLFQPAAAAKGLSLDVAVTPGAPTEIETDPQRLEQVLKNFVSNAIKFTESGTVTLETAAREDGRIAFTVRDTGVGIPAEQQQVIFEAFRQADGTVSRKYGGTGLGLSISRELAHLLGGEVSVASAPGQGSAFTLILPDVYEPVAVGPAPIPAPAPTRARPSNPKPGKKRGVVPAEDDRERLSGDARVILIVEDDPVFARILCEIAHEQGFQCLIAGTADEGALMARQYIPHAVILDMNLPDHTGLSVLDRIKRDVRTRHIPVHVVSVDDDSQAALSSGAVGYLFKPVKREQLIDMLEGLEARMAQRMRRVLVVEDDAQQAESVKLLLASREVETIEAHSAAQCVELLGQQTFDCMVLDLNLPDASGFDLLEKLSGDESLGFPPVIVYTGRDLSADEELRLRKYSKSIIVKGAKSPERLLDEVTLFLHQVVSDLPEPQQALIAKSLTRDAALEGRSVLLVEDDIRNVYAVTSIFEPHGVDVRIARNGREALTALESSAAGEKPVDLVLMDVMMPEMDGLTATRELRKASWGRDLPVIMLTAKAMARDQQECLDAGANDYLAKPLDVDKLLSLVRVWMPR; this is encoded by the coding sequence ATGCACGGGCAAAAGCCCAATCGGACGGCGTGGCTTTATGGTGCCCTGGCCGTTCTTCTCTTTGTACCGTTCGTCGCAGACCTGAACTACCCGCTGGGGAGTTCGGTGTGGGTCGGCTACATGCTGCCCACCGTCTTGGCCTATCTTGCGCCGCGACCGGTGGTGCCGCCGATCATGGCGGCGCTCGCGACGTTGCTTACCATTCTCGGCTTCACGCTCGCCCCTGCCGGGGTCGATCCGTCAATCGCGGTGTTCAACCGCTCGCTCGGCATGACGGTGACCTGGCTGCTGGCGATCACCGGATTCCTGTTCGTGCGCAACCGCCTCGCCATCCAGCGCGAAGAGTGGTTGCAGGGCGGTCAGGTCGGGCTTGCCAAGGCGGTGGGCGGCGAACAGCCGCTCGACCAGCTCGGCACCAGCGCGCTCAAATTCCTGGTCGACTATCTCGGTGCACGGGCGGGGGCAGTGTTCATCCGCAATGGCGACGGGTTCAGGCGCTATGCCACGCAGGGCGTGCCCGCCGATGCGCGCGTGCCGGAGCGCTTCGGTCCGGGCGACGGATTGCTGGCGGATGCGGCGGCGGATCGGCGCAACTTCGTCGTGACCGATGTGCCGGACGATTATCTCTATTTCGGGTCGGGGCTGGGCAGCGCCAAGCCCGCCAATCTGCTGATCGCCACGACCAGCGTCGATGGCGCGGCCAATGCGGTGATCGAGCTGGGCTTTCGCGAGGTTCCCGCCGACGCGCTGGCGCTGTTCGAGCGGGTTGCCGAACAGCTTGGCGTCGCGATCCGGTCGGCAAAATACCGCACCCAGCTGCGCGAACTGCTCGAAGAGACGCAGCAACAGGCCGAGGAACTGCAGGTCCAGAGCGAGGAACTGCGCGCGAATAACGAGGAGCTGGAGCAGCAGAGTCGCCAGTTGCAGGAGGCCGCCGAGCGGCTGGAGGAGCAGCAGAGCGAGCTGGAGCAGACCAATGCCCAGCTGGAGGAGCAGACCCGACAGCTGGAAATCCAGCGCGACGATCTGGCACGGTCGCAGGCATCGCTCGAAGCGCAAGCCGGCGAGCTGGAAACCGCGAGCCGCTACAAATCCGAATTCCTCGCCAATATGAGCCACGAGCTGCGCACGCCGCTCAACTCGTTGCTGATCATGGCGCGGTTGCTCGCCGAAAATCGCGACGGCAACCTGAGCGCCGCACAGGTCAAGCATGCCGAAACGATCGAGACGTCGGGCAACGACCTGCTGACGCTGATCAACGACATCCTCGACATCTCGAAGATCGAGGCGGGCAAGCTGGAGTTGCAGCCGCGCCGCTTCCGGATCGCGCCGACGCTCGACAAGCTGCGCACGCTGTTCCAGCCGGCGGCTGCAGCGAAGGGGCTGTCGCTCGATGTCGCGGTCACGCCCGGCGCGCCGACCGAGATCGAGACCGATCCGCAGCGGCTGGAGCAGGTGCTCAAGAATTTCGTGTCGAACGCGATCAAGTTTACCGAGTCCGGAACGGTGACGCTGGAGACGGCGGCGCGCGAGGATGGGCGGATCGCATTCACCGTGCGCGACACCGGGGTCGGCATTCCGGCCGAACAGCAACAGGTGATTTTCGAGGCGTTCCGCCAGGCCGACGGGACGGTCAGCCGCAAATATGGCGGCACGGGGCTTGGCCTGTCGATCTCGCGCGAGCTGGCGCATCTGCTCGGCGGCGAGGTGAGCGTGGCGAGCGCACCGGGACAGGGCAGCGCGTTCACGCTGATCTTGCCCGACGTCTATGAGCCGGTCGCGGTCGGCCCCGCGCCAATTCCGGCGCCTGCACCGACCCGCGCGCGCCCGTCCAACCCCAAGCCGGGAAAGAAACGCGGCGTGGTCCCGGCAGAGGATGACCGTGAGCGGTTGTCCGGCGACGCGCGCGTCATCCTGATCGTCGAGGACGATCCGGTGTTTGCGCGCATCCTGTGCGAAATCGCGCACGAACAGGGGTTCCAGTGCCTGATCGCGGGAACGGCGGACGAGGGCGCGTTGATGGCGCGGCAATATATCCCGCATGCCGTGATCCTCGACATGAACCTGCCCGATCACACCGGGCTGTCGGTACTCGACCGGATCAAGCGCGACGTGCGCACGCGGCACATTCCGGTTCATGTCGTGTCGGTCGACGACGACAGCCAGGCCGCGCTGTCGAGCGGGGCGGTCGGTTACCTGTTCAAGCCGGTGAAGCGCGAGCAGCTGATCGACATGCTCGAAGGGCTGGAAGCGCGGATGGCGCAGCGGATGCGCCGCGTGCTGGTGGTCGAGGACGATGCGCAGCAGGCGGAGAGCGTCAAATTGCTGCTCGCCAGCCGCGAAGTCGAGACGATCGAGGCGCATTCGGCGGCGCAATGCGTCGAGCTGCTCGGCCAGCAGACCTTCGACTGCATGGTGCTCGACCTCAACCTGCCCGACGCGTCGGGGTTCGACCTGCTCGAGAAATTGAGCGGGGACGAGAGCCTCGGCTTCCCGCCGGTGATCGTCTACACGGGCCGCGACCTAAGCGCGGACGAGGAATTGCGGCTGCGCAAATATTCCAAGTCGATCATCGTCAAGGGCGCCAAGTCGCCCGAACGCCTGCTCGACGAGGTGACGTTGTTTCTCCATCAGGTCGTGTCCGACCTGCCCGAACCGCAACAGGCGTTGATCGCCAAGTCGCTGACCCGTGATGCAGCGCTGGAAGGGCGCAGCGTGCTGCTCGTCGAGGACGACATTCGCAACGTTTATGCGGTGACCAGCATCTTCGAGCCGCACGGCGTCGATGTCCGCATCGCGCGCAACGGGCGTGAGGCGCTGACCGCGCTGGAAAGCTCGGCGGCGGGCGAGAAGCCGGTCGACCTGGTCCTGATGGACGTGATGATGCCGGAGATGGACGGACTGACCGCGACCCGCGAACTGCGCAAGGCGAGCTGGGGCCGCGACCTGCCGGTGATCATGCTGACTGCCAAGGCGATGGCGCGCGACCAGCAGGAATGCCTCGATGCCGGGGCCAATGACTATCTAGCCAAGCCGCTCGACGTCGACAAACTGCTCAGTCTGGTGCGCGTATGGATGCCGCGATGA
- a CDS encoding CHAT domain-containing protein has translation MRLKCAVALPLAAALLSAQTTPDIKIEPVPSPEVLRSEAFEAAQYAQISGAAAALDRTTARFAAGGGPLAVLEQERDKKLAEMEAVDRQFSALIERGAQVPEEERRALTQRRAALRAEVDVIEAKIAKDFPQYFDMTRPKALDIAAVQKLLNPDEAMVVILVSDDASYTWAVTREGSTWSRSEAMKQDALAAKVNLLRASMEVDGARGSGRQPPPGTGTAAVAPQGKAFDRKLAHEIYKELIAPVEGVLKGKQVLLTNVSGPLTSLPLALLVTAPPEGSDTDPAAVAGSPWLIDKYALAELPSVSALRSLRCLLIEKPSDAHPGCDVRAGSASYAQVRGGGITLAAYGAPTLAGAYTPETGRSVTPGLAGQMYKGKLADPEKLRALAYLPQAKAELESLQKSFGTQSTVVIGDAATETAVKASKAISGARFVVFSTHGLLATEVGDNAEPGLVFTPPKQATELDDGLLTMSEVTELKIPADVVVLSACNTAAGDGKDASGLSGLARAFFQAGTRSLLVSHWAVSDAATSLLMQQTFGNIQKGDVAGRARALQAAMKTVRSEGTGQFVSPKYWAAFTLVGDPGK, from the coding sequence ATGAGACTCAAGTGCGCGGTTGCCCTGCCGCTTGCTGCAGCGTTGCTGTCCGCCCAGACCACGCCCGACATCAAGATCGAGCCGGTGCCGTCGCCCGAAGTGCTGCGGTCAGAGGCGTTCGAGGCGGCGCAATATGCCCAGATTTCCGGCGCGGCAGCCGCGCTCGACCGCACCACCGCGCGCTTTGCAGCGGGCGGCGGTCCGCTCGCGGTCCTGGAGCAGGAGCGCGACAAGAAACTTGCCGAGATGGAGGCGGTCGATCGCCAGTTCAGCGCGCTGATCGAACGCGGCGCGCAGGTGCCGGAGGAAGAACGTCGCGCGCTGACCCAGCGCCGCGCCGCGCTGCGCGCCGAGGTCGATGTGATCGAAGCGAAGATCGCGAAGGATTTCCCCCAATATTTCGACATGACGCGCCCCAAGGCGCTCGACATCGCCGCCGTGCAGAAGCTGCTCAACCCCGATGAGGCGATGGTCGTCATCCTCGTGTCCGACGACGCCAGTTACACTTGGGCTGTGACGCGCGAGGGATCGACCTGGTCGCGCTCGGAAGCGATGAAACAGGACGCATTGGCCGCCAAGGTCAATCTACTGCGTGCCAGCATGGAAGTGGACGGCGCGCGCGGATCGGGCCGTCAGCCGCCGCCCGGCACCGGTACCGCCGCCGTCGCTCCACAGGGCAAGGCGTTCGACCGCAAGCTCGCACATGAGATTTACAAGGAACTGATCGCGCCGGTCGAAGGGGTGCTGAAGGGCAAGCAGGTGCTGTTGACCAATGTCAGCGGCCCGCTCACCTCGCTTCCGCTGGCATTGCTCGTCACCGCGCCGCCGGAAGGATCGGACACCGACCCGGCGGCGGTCGCGGGTAGCCCCTGGCTGATCGACAAATATGCGCTGGCCGAGCTGCCCTCGGTGTCGGCGTTGCGCTCGCTGCGCTGTTTGCTGATCGAAAAGCCGTCCGATGCCCATCCCGGCTGCGACGTTCGCGCCGGTTCGGCCAGCTACGCGCAGGTGCGCGGCGGCGGGATTACGCTTGCCGCTTATGGGGCACCGACGCTTGCCGGGGCCTATACTCCTGAGACCGGGCGCAGCGTGACCCCAGGGTTGGCCGGCCAGATGTACAAGGGCAAGCTCGCCGATCCGGAAAAGCTGCGCGCGCTGGCCTATCTGCCGCAGGCTAAGGCAGAGCTGGAAAGTCTGCAGAAGTCGTTCGGGACGCAATCCACCGTGGTGATCGGGGATGCTGCGACGGAAACGGCGGTCAAGGCGAGTAAGGCAATATCTGGAGCGCGCTTTGTCGTGTTCTCGACCCACGGTTTGCTCGCGACCGAGGTTGGTGACAACGCCGAACCGGGCCTTGTGTTTACCCCGCCCAAACAGGCCACGGAACTTGACGACGGGCTGCTTACCATGTCCGAAGTGACGGAGCTCAAGATCCCCGCCGATGTCGTCGTCTTGTCGGCGTGCAACACTGCTGCGGGAGACGGGAAGGACGCGAGTGGCTTGTCGGGCCTCGCCCGCGCATTCTTCCAGGCAGGCACTCGATCGCTGCTGGTCAGTCATTGGGCGGTCAGCGACGCAGCGACCTCGCTGCTGATGCAGCAGACCTTCGGCAACATCCAGAAGGGCGATGTCGCTGGGCGCGCGCGCGCGTTACAGGCGGCAATGAAGACCGTGCGCAGCGAAGGGACGGGCCAGTTCGTCAGCCCCAAATACTGGGCGGCGTTCACGCTGGTCGGCGATCCGGGCAAGTGA
- a CDS encoding trypsin-like peptidase domain-containing protein, with amino-acid sequence MMRSSFHGRLLAGVAAIAMLGTPPLTVSAAAQTAPYDSERGVYSYARDLKAVAPSVVKVIVLGHKQQDGERTASREGQGDPFRGQTTSAQAGPQGQAPQGAPQPIGSGSGVIIDAARGEILSNNHVVEKGTAFKVQLHDGRVVDAEVVGRDPQTDIALLRVKATGLRAIEVGDSGRIEVGDLAFAIGYPFGFDQTLTMGVISGLGRTGIGDGLQDFIQTDAAVNSGNSGGALIDSRGRLIGINTAIWSKSGDNSGIAFAVPINMAMAVADQLRRNGSVKRGRIGVTVGPVTAEAAGSGSTRGALVAEVSPDSPAARAGLKSGDIITSADGRSIEGPGNLTAILGVLEPGKTIALGYRRGGSTGTAQVTVEAPRPVAVTRPSTGGAGLAALGATFRDVNATDKVPQQLRGAVVATVQPGSAAARSGLAVGDIIVGVNGEQVQSAAELARAFQNIAGGAVLFVARGNSLVQLKLER; translated from the coding sequence ATGATGAGGTCTAGTTTTCACGGACGGCTGCTCGCCGGGGTCGCCGCCATCGCGATGCTGGGCACGCCGCCGCTCACGGTGAGCGCGGCGGCACAGACCGCACCCTATGACAGCGAGCGCGGCGTCTATAGCTATGCCCGCGACCTCAAGGCGGTTGCGCCGAGCGTGGTCAAGGTGATCGTGCTCGGCCACAAGCAGCAGGACGGCGAGCGCACCGCGTCGCGCGAAGGCCAAGGCGATCCGTTCCGGGGGCAGACGACATCGGCGCAGGCGGGACCGCAGGGTCAGGCACCGCAGGGCGCTCCCCAGCCGATCGGCAGCGGGTCGGGGGTGATCATCGACGCGGCGCGCGGCGAAATCCTGTCGAACAACCACGTCGTCGAGAAGGGGACCGCGTTCAAGGTCCAGCTCCATGACGGCCGCGTCGTCGATGCCGAGGTGGTCGGCCGCGATCCGCAGACCGACATCGCGCTGCTCCGCGTCAAGGCGACCGGGCTGCGCGCGATCGAGGTGGGCGACAGTGGCAGGATCGAGGTCGGCGACCTCGCCTTCGCGATCGGCTACCCCTTCGGGTTCGACCAGACGCTGACCATGGGCGTGATCTCCGGCCTGGGGCGCACGGGAATCGGCGACGGGCTTCAGGATTTCATCCAGACCGATGCGGCGGTGAACAGTGGCAATTCGGGCGGCGCGCTGATCGACAGTCGCGGGCGGCTGATCGGCATCAACACTGCGATCTGGTCCAAGTCAGGGGACAATAGCGGCATCGCCTTTGCCGTTCCGATCAACATGGCGATGGCGGTCGCCGACCAGCTGCGCCGCAACGGCAGCGTCAAGCGCGGGCGGATCGGCGTGACGGTCGGCCCGGTCACCGCCGAGGCGGCGGGCAGCGGATCGACGCGCGGCGCGCTGGTTGCCGAAGTCTCGCCCGACAGTCCGGCGGCCAGGGCGGGCCTCAAGTCGGGCGACATCATCACCTCCGCCGATGGCCGGTCGATCGAGGGCCCGGGCAACCTGACCGCGATCCTGGGCGTGCTTGAACCGGGCAAGACAATCGCGCTTGGCTATCGGCGCGGCGGCTCGACCGGGACGGCGCAGGTGACGGTCGAGGCACCCCGGCCGGTTGCGGTCACGCGGCCTTCGACCGGCGGGGCAGGACTGGCGGCACTCGGCGCGACGTTCCGCGACGTCAACGCGACCGACAAGGTGCCACAGCAGCTGCGCGGCGCGGTCGTCGCAACGGTTCAGCCCGGTTCGGCTGCGGCGCGGTCGGGCCTGGCGGTCGGCGACATCATCGTCGGGGTCAATGGCGAGCAAGTCCAGAGCGCTGCGGAACTTGCCCGCGCCTTCCAGAATATCGCGGGTGGCGCAGTGTTGTTCGTCGCGCGCGGCAACAGCCTGGTACAGCTCAAGCTGGAACGGTGA